Proteins encoded within one genomic window of Vidua macroura isolate BioBank_ID:100142 chromosome 2, ASM2450914v1, whole genome shotgun sequence:
- the MIS18A gene encoding protein Mis18-alpha isoform X2, giving the protein MSAVTAASSAGDSKSMLGVAAGASAGGQDPMALCPELEYSLSLLEPGGGRAEQQERRADAAPMPMVFMCAGCRRPVGDTSSWVSNDEESGCILLRSAAASVAVDPERKVSKIPGECGCMVETLFCSGCSRTLGSIYRCTSRNLDYKRDLFCFSIDSIDSYILGTPGKQAVIHEEPLTLESRAVLQEVLERVDTIFKALETRLSTIESRVAALHRLYLLKG; this is encoded by the exons ATGTCGGCCGTCACTGCCGCCTCCTCGGCGGGCGATTCGAAGTCGATGCTGGGGGTCGCGGCCGGTGCCTCGGCGGGCGGGCAGGACCCGATGGCGCTGTGCCCGGAGCTGGAGTACTCGCTGTCGCTGCTGGAGccgggcggcggccgggccgagCAGCAGGAGCGGCGGGCGGACGCGGCCCCCATGCCCATGGTGTTCATGTGCGCCGGCTGCAGGCGGCCCGTGGGCGACACCTCGAGCTGGGTGTCCAACGACGAGGAGAGCGGCTGCATCCTGCTGCGCA GTGCGGCCGCCAGCGTCGCCGTGGACCCCGAGCGGAAGGTCTCCAAGATCCCCGGCGAGTGCGGATG CATGGTAGAAACCTTAttctgctctggctgctcaAGGACACTTGGCAGCATCTACAGGTGCACCTCAAGGAACCTCGACTACAAGAGAGATTTGTTCTGTTTCAGTATTGACTCTATTGACAG CTATATTCTAGGAACCCCAGGAAAGCAAGCTGTTATTCACGAGGAACCGCTTACTCTTGAAAGTCGAGCTGTCTTGCAAGAGGTGCTGGAAAGG GTCGATACGATATTCAAAGCTCTGGAGACAAGGCTGAGCACTATCGAGTCACGcgtggctgctctgcacag ATTGTACCTGCTGAAAGGCTGA
- the MIS18A gene encoding protein Mis18-alpha isoform X1, translated as MSAVTAASSAGDSKSMLGVAAGASAGGQDPMALCPELEYSLSLLEPGGGRAEQQERRADAAPMPMVFMCAGCRRPVGDTSSWVSNDEESGCILLRSAAASVAVDPERKVSKIPGECGCMVETLFCSGCSRTLGSIYRCTSRNLDYKRDLFCFSIDSIDSYILGTPGKQAVIHEEPLTLESRAVLQEVLERVDTIFKALETRLSTIESRVAALHSSLQIPKKSPEGRSLLVLPPPDCTC; from the exons ATGTCGGCCGTCACTGCCGCCTCCTCGGCGGGCGATTCGAAGTCGATGCTGGGGGTCGCGGCCGGTGCCTCGGCGGGCGGGCAGGACCCGATGGCGCTGTGCCCGGAGCTGGAGTACTCGCTGTCGCTGCTGGAGccgggcggcggccgggccgagCAGCAGGAGCGGCGGGCGGACGCGGCCCCCATGCCCATGGTGTTCATGTGCGCCGGCTGCAGGCGGCCCGTGGGCGACACCTCGAGCTGGGTGTCCAACGACGAGGAGAGCGGCTGCATCCTGCTGCGCA GTGCGGCCGCCAGCGTCGCCGTGGACCCCGAGCGGAAGGTCTCCAAGATCCCCGGCGAGTGCGGATG CATGGTAGAAACCTTAttctgctctggctgctcaAGGACACTTGGCAGCATCTACAGGTGCACCTCAAGGAACCTCGACTACAAGAGAGATTTGTTCTGTTTCAGTATTGACTCTATTGACAG CTATATTCTAGGAACCCCAGGAAAGCAAGCTGTTATTCACGAGGAACCGCTTACTCTTGAAAGTCGAGCTGTCTTGCAAGAGGTGCTGGAAAGG GTCGATACGATATTCAAAGCTCTGGAGACAAGGCTGAGCACTATCGAGTCACGcgtggctgctctgcacag ttCACTGCAGATCCCAAAAAAGTCACCGGAGGGAAGATCGTTACTTGTGCTTCCACCACCAG ATTGTACCTGCTGA
- the MRAP gene encoding LOW QUALITY PROTEIN: melanocortin-2 receptor accessory protein (The sequence of the model RefSeq protein was modified relative to this genomic sequence to represent the inferred CDS: deleted 3 bases in 2 codons; substituted 1 base at 1 genomic stop codon) → MANRTNSSEYFWSYEYYWDYIDPIPVDGSKLKVNKYSIVIAFWVGLAAFVTFLFLILLCMSCSGSTPAKNSAGVWVSNSLSISGIPLECTIPFITSSTCQYWVCLSTSRHTVCWXRCLLLIPFSTTTNGSAGSGRSSLGSDCTRAN, encoded by the exons ATGGCTAACAGAACAAACTCCTCTGAGTATTTCTGGTCTTATGAATATTACTGGGATTACATAGATCCGATTCCAGTAGATGGAAGCAAGTTGAAGGTTAATAAAT ACTCCATCGTCATTGCCTTTTGGGTTGGCCTTGCTGCGTTCGTGAcgtttcttttccttattttgctgTGTATGTCCTGCTCGGGATCAACGCCAGCAAA GAATTCAGCAGGGGTTTGGGTGAGCAAC TCTCTGTCAATTAGTGGAATTCCTCTGGAATGCACAATTCCATTCATTACTTCTTCCACCTGTCAGTAT TGGGTTTGTCTGTCTACCAGCAGACACACAGTTTGTTGGTAAAGATGCCTCCTTCTCATTCCTTTCAGCACGACTACGAACGGGAGCGCGGGGTCGGGCCGGAGCTCATTAGGCAGTGACTGCACTCGCGCTAATTAA